The genomic interval TACAGCTTGCGGTTTATGTGCGCTTTCATGCCCGGCGGAAGCCATTACCATGATTTCTGCGGAACGCCAAAAAGGGGAAGAGCATCTGTATCGCGAGGAAAAATATGCAGCGGTATATGAAATTAACATGCTCCGTTGTATATTTTGTGGCCTCTGCGAAGAAGCGTGCCCAAAAGAAGCAATTTATCTGGACGGACCACATGTGCCTCCTGCAAGCTTGAGAAAGGATTTCATCTATGGCAAGGATAAACTAGTGGAACAGCCATTTATTAATTTGGAGGAGCTTCCTGCTAATCGATAATTTATATGACAATATTCTATTTTGTAGCCTTTCTTTCGCTGTTTTTTGCTGTGATGACGATCGTTAGTAAAAACCCTGTGCACAGTGTCCTCTACCTCGTAATTACTTTCTTTACTTTTACCATTCATTATATCTTGCTGAACGCTCAATTTCTCGCCGTCGTTAACTTTATTGTGTATATGGGGGCGATTATGGTGTTGTTCTTATTTGTGCTCATGTTATTGAATATGAATGAGGACAGTGAACCCATGAAGTCAGTTTTGCTGAAGCTAGTAGGAGTTATTGCGGGTATGTGCCTGGTTGTAACCTTAGCCGGATCTTATAAATTCTTGCAGACTTCAGCCCCGGTGGAAATCACACAACCGGAAATCGGTTTGGTAGGAAGCCTGGGGAAAGTGTTATTTAAAGAATTCTTGTTACCATTCGAGATTTCTTCTATTCTTTTGTTGACAGCAATGGTCGGCGCGGTATTATTGGGTAAAAAAGACAAAAAAAACGTATAAATTATGTTTGAAGCAATACAAAGTGTTCCATTAAACCACTATATTCTTTTTTGTAGTTTAATTTTTGCGGTGGGTGTTATCGGTGTGTTAACACGTCGAAATGTGATTGTTATAATGATGTCTGTCGAGTTAATGCTGAACTCTGTGAATTTGCTGTTAGTAGCTTTCTCTGTTTTTCATGGCGACCCATCTGGTCAGGTATTCGTGTTCTTTATAATGGCGCTGGCTGCAGCAGAAGTAGCGGTTGGTCTGGCTATTATTATGATGGTATATCGAAATACTCGTTCCATTGATATCAATATTTTAAATAGACTTAAGTGGTAATTAAAATTCAAAGCGCTTTATGATAGATTTAATTTGGTTGGTTCCACTTTTGCCCCTAGTTGGTTTTTTCGTTGTCGGCCTATTTCGTAATATATTGCCAAAGAGCGTTGCAGGATTGATTGCGTCGGCCGTCGTTTTACTCTCTTTTTTAATTAGTTGCTCCATATTT from Pedobacter indicus carries:
- the nuoK gene encoding NADH-quinone oxidoreductase subunit NuoK → MFEAIQSVPLNHYILFCSLIFAVGVIGVLTRRNVIVIMMSVELMLNSVNLLLVAFSVFHGDPSGQVFVFFIMALAAAEVAVGLAIIMMVYRNTRSIDINILNRLKW
- a CDS encoding NuoI/complex I 23 kDa subunit family protein encodes the protein MQSLSNRKKVIEQKPMNFWERMYLPAIFKGLGITLRHFFMKKNTVRYPEEKREYAKNFRGLHSLKRDEFGRERCTACGLCALSCPAEAITMISAERQKGEEHLYREEKYAAVYEINMLRCIFCGLCEEACPKEAIYLDGPHVPPASLRKDFIYGKDKLVEQPFINLEELPANR
- a CDS encoding NADH-quinone oxidoreductase subunit J family protein — its product is MTIFYFVAFLSLFFAVMTIVSKNPVHSVLYLVITFFTFTIHYILLNAQFLAVVNFIVYMGAIMVLFLFVLMLLNMNEDSEPMKSVLLKLVGVIAGMCLVVTLAGSYKFLQTSAPVEITQPEIGLVGSLGKVLFKEFLLPFEISSILLLTAMVGAVLLGKKDKKNV